The following coding sequences lie in one Rhizobium binae genomic window:
- the groL gene encoding chaperonin GroEL (60 kDa chaperone family; promotes refolding of misfolded polypeptides especially under stressful conditions; forms two stacked rings of heptamers to form a barrel-shaped 14mer; ends can be capped by GroES; misfolded proteins enter the barrel where they are refolded when GroES binds): MAAKEVKFNVEAREKMLRGVDILANAVKVTLGPKGRNVVIDKSFGAPRITKDGVSVAKEIELEDKFENMGAQMVREVASKTSDIAGDGTTTATVLAQAIVREGAKAVTSGMNPMDLKRGIDLAVTAIVAELKANARNISNNSEIAQVGTISANGDAEIGSFLAEAMEKVGNDGVITVEEAKTAETELEVVEGMQFDRGYLSPYFVTNADKMRVEFEDPYILIHEKKLSNLQSMLPVLEAVVQSGKPLLIIAEDVEGEALATLVVNKLRGGLKIAAVKAPGFGDRRKAMLEDIAVLTAGTVISEDLGIKLENVTLDMLGRAKKVSVEKENTTIVDGSGAKSDIEGRIAQIKAQIEETTSDYDREKLQERLAKLAGGVAVIRVGGSTEVEVKEKKDRVDDALHATRAAVEEGILPGGGVALLRAVKALENVQTANADQRVGVDIVRRALEAPARQIAENAGAEGSVVVGKLREKSEFSYGWNAQTGEYGDLYAQGVIDPAKVVRTALQDAASIAGLLVTTEAMIAEKPKKEAPPAMPPGGGMDF, translated from the coding sequence ATGGCTGCTAAAGAAGTCAAATTCAACGTTGAAGCCCGCGAGAAGATGCTGCGCGGCGTCGACATCCTGGCCAACGCCGTGAAGGTGACGCTCGGCCCGAAGGGCCGCAACGTCGTGATCGACAAGTCCTTCGGCGCCCCGCGCATCACCAAGGACGGCGTTTCGGTCGCCAAGGAAATCGAACTCGAAGACAAGTTCGAAAACATGGGCGCCCAGATGGTCCGCGAAGTCGCGTCGAAGACCAGCGACATCGCCGGCGACGGCACCACGACGGCGACGGTTCTCGCCCAGGCGATCGTTCGCGAAGGCGCCAAGGCCGTTACCTCAGGCATGAACCCGATGGACCTGAAGCGCGGCATCGATCTCGCCGTTACCGCCATCGTCGCAGAACTGAAGGCCAACGCCCGCAATATTTCCAACAACTCCGAGATCGCCCAGGTCGGCACGATCTCCGCCAATGGCGATGCTGAGATCGGCAGCTTTCTGGCGGAGGCGATGGAAAAGGTCGGCAATGACGGCGTTATCACGGTCGAAGAAGCCAAGACCGCCGAAACCGAGCTCGAAGTCGTCGAAGGCATGCAGTTCGACCGCGGCTACCTCAGCCCCTATTTCGTCACCAATGCCGACAAGATGAGGGTCGAGTTCGAGGATCCCTATATTCTCATCCATGAGAAGAAGCTCTCGAACCTGCAGTCGATGCTCCCGGTTCTCGAAGCCGTCGTTCAGTCCGGCAAGCCGCTCCTGATCATCGCCGAAGACGTCGAGGGCGAAGCGCTTGCAACGCTCGTCGTCAACAAGCTGCGCGGCGGCCTGAAGATCGCTGCCGTCAAGGCGCCTGGCTTCGGCGACCGCCGCAAGGCCATGCTCGAAGACATCGCCGTGCTCACCGCCGGCACCGTCATCTCCGAAGACCTCGGCATCAAGCTCGAGAACGTGACGCTCGACATGCTCGGCCGCGCCAAGAAAGTGTCGGTCGAGAAGGAGAACACCACGATCGTCGATGGTTCGGGCGCCAAGTCCGACATCGAAGGCCGTATTGCCCAGATCAAGGCCCAGATCGAAGAAACCACCTCCGACTACGACCGCGAGAAGCTGCAGGAACGCCTTGCCAAGCTCGCTGGCGGCGTTGCCGTCATCCGCGTCGGCGGCTCGACGGAAGTCGAAGTGAAGGAAAAGAAGGACCGCGTCGACGACGCCCTTCACGCAACCCGTGCGGCGGTCGAGGAAGGCATCCTGCCGGGCGGCGGCGTGGCGCTGCTGCGCGCCGTCAAGGCGCTTGAAAACGTTCAGACCGCCAATGCCGACCAGCGCGTCGGTGTCGACATCGTCCGCCGGGCACTGGAGGCGCCGGCTCGCCAGATCGCCGAGAACGCCGGCGCGGAAGGCTCGGTCGTCGTCGGCAAGCTGCGCGAGAAGAGCGAGTTCTCCTATGGCTGGAACGCCCAGACGGGTGAATACGGCGACCTCTATGCGCAGGGCGTTATCGATCCGGCGAAGGTGGTGCGTACGGCGCTTCAGGATGCCGCATCCATCGCCGGTCTTCTCGTCACGACGGAGGCCATGATCGCCGAGAAGCCGAAGAAGGAGGCCCCTCCGGCAATGCCCCCCGGTGGCGGCATGGATTTCTAA
- a CDS encoding co-chaperone GroES has protein sequence MSFRPLHDRILVRRVDSEEKTKGGIIIPDTAKEKPQEGEVIAVGPGARNDVGQIQALDVKVGDRILFGKWSGTEIKINGEDLLIMKENDVMGIIEAQSEGKQAA, from the coding sequence ATGTCGTTCCGACCGCTTCATGACCGCATTCTCGTCCGCCGCGTCGATTCCGAGGAAAAGACCAAGGGCGGCATCATCATTCCCGACACTGCCAAGGAGAAGCCACAGGAGGGCGAGGTCATCGCCGTGGGCCCCGGCGCCCGCAATGATGTCGGCCAAATCCAGGCGCTCGACGTCAAAGTCGGCGATCGCATCCTGTTCGGCAAGTGGTCCGGCACGGAGATCAAGATCAATGGCGAAGACCTGCTGATCATGAAGGAAAACGACGTGATGGGTATCATCGAAGCTCAGAGCGAAGGGAAGCAGGCCGCCTGA
- a CDS encoding DUF2934 domain-containing protein has translation MATDKHEQIRRRAYEIWEAEGRPEGADLRHWMQACDELAGEDEHETLQDLLDQDDRDDAALLQGAGESGDFDRPRLGRGQGAGAAAPDIEITTGEKSSRQRIRETEGP, from the coding sequence ATGGCCACAGACAAACACGAACAGATACGCCGGCGAGCCTACGAAATCTGGGAGGCAGAAGGCCGCCCTGAAGGGGCAGACCTGCGTCATTGGATGCAAGCTTGCGACGAGCTGGCTGGCGAGGACGAGCACGAGACGCTGCAGGACCTACTCGATCAAGACGACAGGGACGACGCGGCGCTGCTTCAAGGCGCCGGGGAAAGCGGCGACTTCGACCGGCCACGCCTCGGACGTGGTCAAGGCGCCGGAGCAGCTGCGCCCGATATCGAGATAACCACGGGGGAGAAGTCTTCTCGGCAGAGGATCAGAGAAACCGAAGGACCGTAA
- a CDS encoding HD domain-containing protein has product MQHLDHAMQIAMDAHDGQTDKTGRPFFEHCQRVALLVSGEESRTVAYLHDVAEKGSGWTIDRLKEEGFPAAIISAVDALTQRPDEPDEEFVRRASANPLALPVKRADLEDNLRQAERTGKDKEKYQRGLDLLRDIENRQ; this is encoded by the coding sequence ATGCAGCATCTCGACCACGCCATGCAGATCGCTATGGACGCACATGACGGACAGACGGATAAAACCGGCCGGCCGTTCTTCGAGCACTGTCAGCGGGTGGCGCTGCTCGTGTCGGGCGAGGAGTCGCGAACCGTCGCGTACCTTCACGACGTCGCAGAAAAAGGCAGTGGCTGGACGATCGACAGGTTGAAAGAGGAAGGCTTCCCGGCGGCGATCATCTCTGCGGTGGATGCGTTGACCCAGCGGCCCGACGAACCGGACGAGGAATTCGTCAGACGTGCGTCCGCAAATCCGCTCGCGTTGCCTGTCAAGCGCGCCGACCTCGAAGACAATCTCCGGCAGGCCGAACGGACCGGCAAGGACAAGGAGAAGTATCAGCGCGGCCTGGATCTGCTTCGCGATATAGAGAACCGACAGTAG
- a CDS encoding flavodoxin family protein, which yields MPANVSTSASTLEPRKGSPSRRLDEHEFKRRFLNQFHDPAYGKLQEELAKLASAAWEAYADSRKSPKTRKAGPGFADPDYDLAEDWLAARDAIREAQKRHEDPNGPTRLLLVNGSTRSEHTCPGEISKSYRMVDIAREVLEQQRHVTVEILDLSRLASEYGRQIHPCKACFSTAAALCHWPCSCYPNYSLGQIHDWMNEIYPMWVEAHGIMIITPVHWYQAPSSLKLMIDRLVCADGGNPDPTSTHGKHAGQAKRLEMDGWPYPRHLEGRLFSAVVHGDTEGAEDVRRNLSDWLKSMDLIPAGPLAEVDRYIGYWEPYATSHATYERDQAMQEEVRNAARTLYEAATAKRQGRQIAAGAGLRQPRQK from the coding sequence ATGCCAGCCAATGTTTCCACTTCAGCCTCCACTCTCGAACCGCGCAAGGGTAGCCCCAGCCGGCGGCTCGACGAGCATGAATTCAAGCGGCGCTTCCTCAATCAATTTCATGATCCGGCCTACGGCAAATTGCAGGAGGAGCTTGCGAAGCTCGCTTCGGCGGCCTGGGAAGCCTACGCAGATTCGAGAAAAAGCCCCAAGACCCGCAAGGCCGGACCCGGCTTCGCCGATCCCGATTATGATCTGGCTGAAGACTGGCTGGCGGCCCGCGACGCCATTCGTGAAGCGCAAAAGCGGCATGAGGATCCGAACGGGCCCACTCGTCTGCTTCTTGTCAACGGCTCGACGCGCAGCGAACACACTTGCCCGGGTGAGATTTCGAAGAGCTACCGCATGGTCGATATCGCCAGAGAGGTGCTGGAGCAGCAGCGCCATGTGACGGTCGAAATCCTCGACTTGAGTCGGCTCGCCTCGGAATACGGCAGGCAGATCCATCCCTGCAAAGCCTGCTTCTCCACTGCGGCGGCTCTCTGTCACTGGCCCTGTTCCTGTTATCCTAACTATTCGCTCGGACAGATCCATGACTGGATGAACGAGATCTACCCGATGTGGGTCGAGGCGCACGGCATCATGATCATCACGCCGGTGCATTGGTACCAGGCGCCGTCATCCCTGAAGCTGATGATCGACCGGCTTGTCTGTGCCGACGGCGGCAACCCGGATCCGACAAGCACCCATGGAAAACATGCCGGCCAGGCAAAACGGCTGGAGATGGACGGATGGCCCTATCCCCGCCATCTGGAAGGCCGCCTGTTTTCCGCCGTCGTTCATGGGGATACCGAAGGTGCGGAAGATGTCCGCAGGAACCTCTCGGACTGGCTGAAATCGATGGATCTTATACCCGCCGGGCCGCTTGCCGAAGTCGATCGCTATATTGGTTACTGGGAGCCCTATGCGACAAGCCATGCGACCTACGAAAGGGACCAGGCAATGCAGGAGGAGGTCCGCAACGCGGCCCGAACGCTGTACGAAGCCGCGACCGCCAAACGTCAAGGCCGCCAAATCGCTGCCGGCGCCGGCCTGCGGCAGCCGCGTCAGAAATAG
- a CDS encoding PAS-domain containing protein — translation MILAMGGVLTGLPGIGDCLDQHHIVLGVHLDRDEFHECAVQRPLPNLILLDALSPEGHGLEDCRRLKENAVTRYIPVIILVSPEDEQSRIAGFAAGAVDCISNLVSAAELVARIKRHIELGAAQARLRRRNEQLETALASMGQGVCLFDEDSRLLLSNNRYAEVYGLDPAVIHPGQSLEDILNLRQEVGAVPATSTSDYLAWAEATNVDDAPQDWIKELKSGQIIRGYHQRTPEGGWVSTHEDITQAWFAEKALAEAHAQAERAEQEARAAHARLLAAFEVVPEGLVLFDAEDRFVLWNRRYEQLYAESGDILVKGMRFEERLRTGLERGQYPDALGREEEWLEERLAHHAAPTSKHEQRLPGNRWIRIEERRISEGGSVGIRVDITDLKMQEASFRLLFEGNPMPMWVYDRDTLKFLHVNQAAIDHYGYGLKQFLTMTLGDIQAPLDADRATAAVFDAEDPAATTCSSRHLKADGGAIEVAVYSTCLNYKGKAASLMAVVDVTEAKRAEKALLQHRDTLEEMVRSRTVELARQTEELERMLEQEKQINELQRQFVSMASHEFRTPLAVIDGAAQRLTRRKEATTPEFLAEKADQIRSSVSRMLELMESILAAGRLDHGRITIVPKPCSIAEIIETCSRRQESIRRSHRFLLKLDELPETIYGDRPALDQVFSNLFSNAVKYAPDSPNVHVSGWQEGESVCITVRDEGIGIDADDLPKMFQRYFRARSSTGIAGTGIGLNLVKQIVELHGGTIEVTSSRGSGTTFTLRIPIGAEISDELRVATR, via the coding sequence ATGATCTTAGCAATGGGTGGGGTGTTGACGGGCCTGCCCGGAATTGGCGATTGCCTTGATCAACACCATATCGTGCTCGGCGTTCACCTCGATCGAGATGAATTTCATGAATGCGCCGTCCAGCGGCCGTTGCCGAACCTTATCCTGCTCGACGCCCTATCGCCGGAAGGACACGGTCTCGAAGACTGCCGGCGTCTCAAGGAAAACGCCGTAACGCGTTATATCCCGGTGATTATCCTGGTCTCGCCTGAGGACGAGCAAAGCAGGATTGCGGGGTTTGCCGCCGGTGCGGTGGATTGTATCTCCAACCTCGTGTCCGCGGCCGAACTCGTCGCCCGCATCAAGCGACACATCGAGCTCGGCGCGGCGCAGGCGCGCCTGCGGCGGCGCAATGAGCAACTCGAAACGGCGCTTGCCAGCATGGGACAGGGTGTCTGCCTGTTTGACGAGGATAGCCGGCTGCTTCTTTCGAATAATCGTTATGCCGAGGTTTACGGACTCGATCCCGCCGTCATCCATCCGGGCCAGTCACTGGAAGACATCCTGAATCTGCGACAGGAGGTCGGCGCCGTTCCCGCCACCTCCACGTCGGACTATCTCGCTTGGGCCGAAGCGACCAATGTGGACGACGCGCCCCAGGATTGGATCAAGGAACTCAAATCCGGCCAGATCATCCGCGGTTATCATCAGCGCACACCGGAGGGCGGCTGGGTATCGACCCATGAGGATATCACACAGGCCTGGTTCGCGGAAAAAGCTCTTGCAGAGGCGCACGCCCAGGCAGAACGCGCCGAGCAGGAGGCGCGAGCGGCGCATGCCCGGCTTCTGGCAGCTTTCGAAGTCGTCCCCGAAGGCCTCGTCCTGTTCGACGCCGAAGACCGCTTCGTGCTGTGGAACCGCCGATACGAACAGCTTTACGCCGAAAGCGGCGATATACTTGTCAAAGGGATGCGCTTTGAAGAGCGCCTGCGTACAGGCCTCGAACGCGGCCAGTATCCGGACGCGCTAGGACGCGAAGAGGAATGGCTTGAGGAGCGGCTGGCCCATCATGCCGCGCCCACCAGCAAACACGAGCAGCGCCTGCCGGGGAACCGGTGGATCCGGATCGAGGAACGCCGGATCTCCGAAGGGGGCAGCGTCGGCATCCGGGTCGACATTACCGATCTCAAGATGCAGGAGGCGTCGTTCAGGCTGCTGTTCGAAGGCAATCCGATGCCGATGTGGGTGTATGACCGCGATACCTTGAAATTTCTCCATGTCAACCAGGCCGCCATTGATCACTATGGCTACGGTCTTAAGCAGTTCCTGACCATGACGCTGGGTGACATCCAGGCGCCCCTGGACGCCGACCGGGCAACGGCGGCCGTCTTCGACGCCGAGGATCCAGCCGCCACGACCTGCTCCTCCCGCCACCTCAAGGCAGATGGCGGCGCCATTGAAGTCGCCGTCTATTCCACGTGCTTGAACTACAAGGGCAAGGCGGCATCGCTGATGGCCGTTGTCGACGTCACCGAGGCCAAGCGCGCCGAAAAGGCATTGCTGCAGCACCGCGACACGCTGGAAGAGATGGTGCGCTCGCGCACCGTCGAACTGGCGCGGCAGACGGAAGAACTCGAACGCATGCTCGAACAGGAAAAGCAGATCAACGAGTTGCAGCGCCAGTTCGTCTCGATGGCGTCGCATGAATTCCGCACCCCGCTGGCGGTGATCGACGGGGCGGCGCAGCGGCTCACTCGGCGCAAGGAGGCGACGACGCCGGAATTCCTTGCCGAAAAGGCCGACCAGATCCGCAGCTCGGTTTCCCGTATGCTCGAACTGATGGAAAGCATTCTTGCTGCCGGGCGGTTGGATCATGGCCGGATCACCATCGTGCCCAAGCCGTGCTCGATTGCCGAAATCATCGAAACCTGCAGCAGGCGTCAGGAAAGCATCCGGCGGTCCCATCGCTTTCTGCTGAAATTGGACGAGCTTCCCGAAACGATCTACGGCGATCGTCCCGCCCTCGACCAGGTTTTCAGCAATCTCTTCTCGAATGCCGTCAAATACGCGCCGGATTCTCCAAACGTCCACGTCTCAGGATGGCAGGAGGGAGAAAGCGTCTGCATCACCGTGCGCGACGAAGGCATCGGCATCGACGCCGACGACCTCCCGAAGATGTTCCAGCGTTATTTCCGCGCCAGAAGCTCCACAGGCATTGCCGGCACCGGCATCGGCCTCAATCTCGTCAAACAGATCGTCGAGCTTCATGGCGGAACGATCGAGGTGACGAGCAGCCGCGGAAGCGGTACGACGTTTACCCTCAGGATACCGATCGGTGCCGAGATATCGGATGAATTGCGCGTCGCTACGCGATAG
- a CDS encoding HIT family protein yields the protein MKKTSGGRPDDRHPFDIETYVRDIAIRPCFICGLVKGDPIYFHHRIFEDEETIIFLSKYPTLPGYCLVCPREHREDLARGMSTDEYLRLQEKVHVLSRALKSVFDAERIYVLSLGSHQANSHLHFHVVPLPPGVPLEKQQYRALMAEHGVLQMPDDQMAELAQRIGAVYRLELSERR from the coding sequence ATGAAAAAAACGTCAGGCGGTCGACCGGACGACCGGCACCCATTTGATATCGAGACCTATGTGCGGGACATTGCAATCAGACCATGCTTTATATGCGGCTTGGTCAAGGGTGATCCAATTTACTTTCATCATCGCATCTTCGAAGACGAAGAGACGATTATCTTCCTTAGCAAATATCCGACCCTGCCCGGTTACTGCCTTGTCTGTCCGAGGGAGCATCGCGAGGATCTGGCGAGGGGTATGTCGACAGACGAATATCTTCGGCTGCAGGAGAAGGTGCACGTTCTGTCTCGCGCCCTTAAAAGCGTGTTCGACGCCGAGCGAATTTACGTCCTTTCACTGGGCAGCCACCAGGCTAACAGCCATCTGCATTTTCACGTAGTTCCCTTGCCGCCTGGCGTGCCTCTTGAGAAGCAGCAATACCGCGCGCTGATGGCAGAACACGGCGTTTTGCAGATGCCGGACGATCAAATGGCGGAGTTAGCCCAGCGGATCGGTGCTGTGTATCGTTTGGAGCTGTCTGAACGCCGTTAG
- a CDS encoding DUF2264 domain-containing protein: MIYDPTKANPLSGNPLTTRDDLAKAVIDLFKPLLPYFSEGGARVRLGAAGAIFDRAAADLEGFARPLWGIVPLVAGGGHFPHWNLYRSGLANGTNPDHPEYWGDLADRNQRLVELAAVGFALALVPEHIWEPLADNEKKTVSAYLVAARNLEFIDNNWKFFRVLIDLGLERVGVPFDHGKTIAYLDEAEAFDLGEGWYRDGPVRRVDYYIPFAMHFYGLIYAVLARGDEARKERFRARAEIFARDIRHWFGPDGAALAFGRSQTYRFAAGGFWGALAFAGVEALPWAEIKGYYMRHIRWWSALPIADRDGVLSIGYGYPNLLMSESYNSPGSPYWALKFFLPLALPEDHPFWAAEEAPQPEFSEPVALKPAGMVAMHTPGNVVVLSSGQQHDKMRGANEKYSKFVYSTRYAFNIEADDRNFAAASFDGMLGLSDDGVHFRIRQTLEEALISGDRLYSRWRPWNDVSIETWLIPANPWHVRIHRITTPRALSTIEGGFAIERADFNADRSEQAEGRAVWYGQTDVSAIIDLSPSPRVGHAMSPIPNTNLIYAKTVLPQLRGEIAPGTTLLATTAMALPVGESWVMALSNPPVQPELDELERHFRENGERVPAFVLPRRET; this comes from the coding sequence ATGATCTACGATCCCACCAAGGCCAACCCGCTCTCCGGCAATCCGCTGACGACACGCGACGATCTGGCCAAGGCCGTCATCGATCTCTTCAAACCGCTTCTGCCCTATTTCTCTGAGGGCGGCGCCCGCGTGCGCCTGGGTGCTGCCGGCGCGATCTTCGACCGGGCGGCGGCGGATCTGGAGGGATTTGCACGACCGCTCTGGGGCATCGTCCCGCTCGTCGCTGGCGGCGGCCATTTTCCGCATTGGAATCTCTATCGGAGCGGGCTGGCAAACGGCACCAATCCTGACCACCCCGAATATTGGGGCGATCTGGCCGACCGCAACCAGCGGCTGGTCGAGCTTGCCGCCGTCGGCTTTGCACTGGCGCTCGTGCCCGAACATATCTGGGAGCCGCTTGCTGACAACGAGAAGAAGACGGTCTCTGCCTATCTGGTCGCCGCGCGGAACCTGGAATTCATCGACAACAACTGGAAATTCTTCCGCGTCCTCATCGATCTCGGGCTGGAGCGCGTCGGTGTTCCGTTCGACCACGGCAAAACCATCGCCTACCTCGACGAAGCCGAGGCTTTCGATCTCGGCGAAGGCTGGTATCGCGACGGCCCGGTCAGGCGGGTCGATTATTACATCCCCTTCGCCATGCATTTCTACGGCCTGATCTATGCCGTGCTGGCGCGTGGAGACGAGGCGCGCAAGGAGCGTTTCCGCGCTCGCGCCGAAATCTTCGCCCGGGATATCCGCCATTGGTTTGGCCCTGACGGCGCCGCCCTTGCCTTCGGCCGCAGCCAGACCTACCGCTTTGCGGCCGGCGGCTTCTGGGGCGCGCTTGCCTTTGCCGGCGTCGAGGCGCTGCCCTGGGCTGAGATCAAGGGCTATTACATGCGCCATATCCGCTGGTGGTCGGCGCTGCCGATCGCCGACCGTGACGGCGTTCTCTCCATCGGCTACGGCTATCCGAACCTCCTGATGAGCGAGAGCTACAACTCACCCGGCTCACCCTATTGGGCGCTGAAATTCTTCCTGCCGCTCGCCCTTCCCGAGGACCATCCCTTCTGGGCCGCCGAAGAAGCGCCGCAGCCGGAATTCTCAGAGCCGGTGGCTTTGAAGCCGGCCGGCATGGTCGCCATGCACACGCCGGGAAATGTCGTCGTGCTCTCCTCCGGCCAGCAGCATGACAAGATGCGCGGCGCCAACGAGAAATACTCGAAATTCGTCTACTCCACCCGCTACGCTTTCAACATCGAGGCCGACGACCGGAACTTTGCCGCCGCGAGCTTCGACGGCATGCTCGGCCTCTCCGATGACGGCGTCCATTTCCGGATTCGGCAAACCCTCGAAGAGGCGCTGATATCGGGCGATCGGCTTTATTCGCGCTGGCGTCCGTGGAATGACGTCAGCATCGAGACCTGGCTCATTCCCGCAAACCCCTGGCATGTCCGCATTCACCGCATAACCACGCCGCGTGCGCTCAGCACCATAGAAGGTGGTTTTGCGATCGAACGCGCCGATTTCAATGCCGACCGATCCGAACAGGCGGAAGGCCGGGCTGTCTGGTACGGACAGACGGATGTCAGCGCGATCATCGATCTGTCGCCGTCCCCCCGCGTCGGGCATGCGATGAGCCCGATACCAAACACCAACCTCATTTATGCCAAGACAGTGCTGCCGCAGCTACGAGGCGAGATCGCCCCGGGGACCACACTACTCGCAACGACAGCGATGGCCTTGCCAGTTGGAGAGAGTTGGGTGATGGCGCTGAGCAATCCGCCGGTTCAACCGGAGCTAGACGAGCTGGAGAGGCACTTCCGCGAGAACGGCGAACGCGTACCAGCCTTCGTTCTCCCGCGGCGTGAGACCTAA
- a CDS encoding ABC transporter substrate-binding protein, with the protein MYLDKFGRTVKLAVAGFTLAATTAGAALAEDAVTLKWALWDWDKTAYYKPLIEAYQAKHPNVKFEPMDLGSQDYQQMISTQLTGGSKDIDIVTIKDVPGYTNLVRAGNIADLSSFLKDQKIDPAPYGGLIEELTVDGKIYSLPFRSDFWIVYYNKEIFDKAGVPYPTNDMTWAQFDATAEKLAGGMGTNKTYGALLHTWRSTVQLPGILDGKHTLVDGDYAFLKPWYERALTLQKDGAIPSYAFLKTSNTHYSALFFNGTIGMLPMGTWFVGTQIAKVKSGESKSKNWGIVKFPHPDGVPAGTTAAQISGLAVNANSTHKDAALDFIKFVTGPEGAAVIASTGTFPALKTADVSAKIASTPGFPEDAASKEALIPSKTYLEMAVNPNAAKIEVVLNRAHDAIMTDNTSVDDGLKEMTEGVKAIK; encoded by the coding sequence ATGTATTTGGACAAATTCGGAAGGACGGTGAAACTTGCCGTGGCAGGTTTCACTCTGGCCGCGACGACGGCCGGCGCAGCGCTGGCCGAGGATGCCGTGACGCTCAAATGGGCTTTGTGGGACTGGGACAAGACCGCCTATTATAAGCCGCTGATTGAAGCCTATCAGGCCAAGCATCCGAACGTGAAGTTCGAGCCGATGGATCTCGGCTCGCAGGACTACCAGCAGATGATCTCGACGCAGCTGACCGGCGGCTCGAAGGATATCGACATCGTCACCATCAAGGACGTGCCGGGCTATACCAATCTGGTGCGCGCCGGCAACATCGCCGATCTCAGCAGCTTCCTGAAGGATCAGAAGATCGATCCGGCGCCCTATGGCGGCCTGATCGAGGAGCTGACCGTCGACGGCAAGATCTATTCGCTGCCGTTCCGCTCCGACTTCTGGATCGTCTATTACAACAAGGAGATCTTCGACAAAGCCGGCGTCCCCTACCCCACCAACGACATGACCTGGGCGCAGTTCGACGCGACCGCCGAGAAGCTTGCAGGCGGCATGGGCACCAACAAGACTTATGGCGCGCTGCTGCACACCTGGCGCTCAACTGTCCAGCTGCCCGGCATCCTCGACGGAAAACACACGCTTGTTGATGGCGACTACGCCTTCCTGAAGCCCTGGTACGAGCGGGCCCTCACTCTGCAGAAGGATGGCGCGATCCCCTCCTATGCCTTCCTGAAGACTTCGAACACGCATTATTCGGCGCTCTTCTTCAACGGCACGATCGGCATGCTGCCGATGGGCACCTGGTTCGTCGGCACCCAGATCGCCAAGGTCAAATCGGGTGAATCGAAGAGCAAGAACTGGGGCATCGTGAAGTTCCCGCATCCCGATGGCGTGCCAGCCGGCACCACCGCCGCGCAGATCTCAGGGCTGGCGGTCAACGCCAATTCCACCCACAAGGATGCAGCCCTCGATTTCATCAAGTTCGTCACCGGCCCCGAGGGCGCGGCCGTCATCGCCTCGACCGGCACCTTCCCGGCGCTGAAGACGGCTGACGTCAGCGCCAAGATCGCCTCGACGCCCGGTTTCCCCGAGGACGCGGCCAGCAAGGAAGCGCTGATACCGTCGAAAACCTATCTGGAGATGGCGGTCAATCCGAACGCCGCCAAGATCGAGGTCGTGCTCAACCGCGCCCATGACGCGATCATGACCGACAACACTTCCGTCGACGACGGGTTGAAGGAAATGACCGAGGGTGTGAAAGCCATCAAGTAA
- a CDS encoding YesL family protein: MQWLRDMWTKEGPGIPKDAPAKTGLALFADILAREWWELVKLNILFILACLPVVTLPAAIAAMARVSVAFVEDRNTYLLRDFTEAFLHFFWRATAWGLALTGGFALGIHAILTYAASARDNLVLAAPLAVALVATAFLAVTACHLVVLMVMRDLPALRLLRLAALASVARPLPALAALAVNAALWLAHILFYPVSVFMPATFNFSLGMFAVAFGVHRAVVLVLDLPEAMRPHRHFIK; this comes from the coding sequence ATGCAGTGGTTGCGGGACATGTGGACGAAGGAGGGGCCGGGTATTCCGAAGGATGCGCCCGCGAAGACCGGCCTTGCCCTCTTCGCCGACATCCTCGCCCGCGAATGGTGGGAGTTGGTCAAGCTCAACATCCTGTTCATCCTGGCCTGCCTCCCCGTCGTAACGCTGCCGGCGGCAATCGCCGCCATGGCCCGGGTCTCGGTGGCGTTCGTCGAGGATCGCAACACCTATCTGCTCAGGGACTTCACCGAAGCATTCCTGCACTTTTTCTGGCGCGCCACCGCCTGGGGTCTGGCGCTGACGGGCGGGTTCGCGCTCGGCATCCATGCAATCCTCACCTATGCAGCCAGCGCGCGTGACAACCTGGTGCTCGCCGCACCGTTGGCGGTCGCGCTTGTTGCCACCGCCTTTCTTGCGGTCACCGCCTGCCATCTCGTCGTGCTGATGGTGATGCGCGACCTGCCGGCGCTGCGGCTCCTTCGCCTCGCCGCGCTCGCCTCCGTCGCCCGCCCGCTGCCGGCGCTTGCCGCCCTCGCCGTCAACGCCGCCCTGTGGCTGGCGCACATCCTCTTCTATCCGGTTTCCGTGTTCATGCCGGCGACCTTCAATTTTTCACTCGGAATGTTCGCCGTCGCATTCGGCGTCCATCGGGCAGTGGTGTTGGTTCTGGACCTGCCAGAGGCAATGCGGCCGCACCGACACTTCATAAAATAA